In the genome of Aquificaceae bacterium, one region contains:
- a CDS encoding YqhA family protein, producing MMDRFVKAFVERGKAIAVLPALSLFISAVFLGFYGVYLSFETLYKVFTDPEYLDTAILSTKFIAVMDIHLLSVILYIFAVGLYELFVGKLNVPDWLKIESIDQLKAKLASVIILILAITFTKNVVKWKEPVETLLFGIAIAIVVGVLIFYYKVKEEH from the coding sequence ATGATGGACAGGTTTGTGAAGGCTTTTGTGGAGAGAGGCAAGGCAATTGCGGTGCTTCCAGCCTTGAGCCTTTTTATAAGTGCGGTTTTTCTTGGCTTTTATGGTGTTTATCTTTCCTTTGAAACCCTCTACAAGGTCTTTACAGACCCAGAGTATTTGGATACCGCCATACTTTCCACTAAGTTTATAGCGGTTATGGACATACACTTACTTTCGGTGATACTCTACATCTTTGCGGTAGGTCTTTATGAGCTCTTTGTAGGAAAGTTAAACGTTCCAGATTGGTTGAAGATTGAAAGCATAGACCAGCTCAAGGCTAAGCTGGCAAGCGTAATAATCCTCATACTTGCCATAACCTTTACAAAAAACGTGGTAAAGTGGAAAGAGCCTGTTGAAACCCTTCTCTTTGGTATAGCTATTGCCATAGTGGTTGGCGTGCTTATCTTTTATTACAAAGTGAAAGAAGAGCATTGA
- a CDS encoding metal ABC transporter substrate-binding protein: MLVIFLTVLLIFTFGYTKDLLMASSYPIYYPLKYLAGDRFEVDVLIKSQADPHHYELKPDDVRRLQRARAFLYLGLEGWERKVANKMGKGRAYSLAQNLTLIRAGKHYDPHVWLSPKAYMGVVENIQKVLSQLDPAGSEQYKRRASEYMERLRALDKEYREVLSTCKTRTLVITHLSTAYLGRDYGLETVGLRGVHAEEEPRPSEVRRMVERARKAKAGVVFAELGQDERLARRVAQEVGARVLTFNSSLFPEERNDDYFSIMRRNLERLSEGLECQRK, translated from the coding sequence ATGTTGGTGATTTTCCTAACAGTGCTCCTAATCTTTACCTTTGGATATACTAAGGACCTCTTGATGGCATCCTCCTATCCCATATACTATCCCCTTAAGTATTTGGCAGGCGATAGGTTTGAAGTGGATGTGCTCATAAAATCTCAGGCGGACCCTCACCATTACGAGCTAAAACCTGATGATGTCAGAAGGCTTCAAAGGGCAAGAGCCTTTCTGTATCTTGGCTTAGAAGGGTGGGAAAGAAAAGTAGCCAATAAGATGGGGAAAGGCAGAGCCTACTCCCTTGCACAAAACCTAACACTTATTAGGGCAGGAAAGCACTACGACCCACATGTTTGGCTCTCTCCCAAGGCATACATGGGAGTGGTGGAAAACATACAAAAGGTTTTGTCTCAATTAGACCCAGCTGGTTCTGAACAATACAAGAGGAGAGCAAGTGAGTATATGGAAAGGCTAAGGGCGTTGGATAAGGAATACAGGGAAGTGCTTTCCACGTGTAAGACAAGAACCTTGGTGATTACCCACCTCTCTACCGCATACTTGGGAAGGGACTATGGACTTGAGACGGTGGGCTTAAGGGGCGTTCATGCGGAAGAAGAGCCAAGACCTTCTGAGGTAAGGCGTATGGTAGAAAGGGCAAGGAAAGCTAAAGCGGGTGTGGTTTTTGCGGAGTTGGGACAGGACGAAAGGCTTGCAAGAAGGGTAGCACAGGAAGTGGGTGCAAGGGTTTTGACCTTTAATTCATCTCTCTTTCCAGAGGAGAGAAATGACGACTATTTTTCTATTATGAGGAGAAACTTAGAGAGGCTTTCAGAGGGTCTTGAGTGCCAGAGAAAATAG
- a CDS encoding metal ABC transporter ATP-binding protein produces the protein MPEKIVEVKNLHFRYREDEPLIEGLSFYVEKGEFFGILGPNGAGKSTLLRILLGFIKPQRGEVKLFGESLDNFNQWKRIGYVPQRFSVEKSFTGNVGELLRAVAPKEKVGWVIAFLHLENLLNRPFVKLSGGEQQKVLLALALTTNPDLLVLDEPMTGLDIHAQEHIEHILKEVAKDRTVIVVSHDVGFVLRNAKRILCIGMPFCRVIKPEEFQDLVRELYRLHP, from the coding sequence GTGCCAGAGAAAATAGTAGAGGTCAAAAACCTTCACTTTAGATACAGAGAGGATGAGCCTCTTATTGAAGGCTTGAGCTTTTATGTGGAAAAGGGAGAGTTTTTTGGAATTCTTGGACCAAACGGTGCAGGAAAGAGCACACTTTTGAGAATTTTGCTTGGCTTTATAAAGCCTCAAAGAGGAGAGGTAAAACTTTTTGGTGAGAGCTTGGATAACTTTAATCAATGGAAGAGGATAGGCTACGTGCCTCAAAGGTTTTCTGTGGAAAAATCCTTTACAGGTAATGTGGGGGAGCTTCTAAGAGCGGTTGCACCCAAAGAAAAAGTGGGTTGGGTTATAGCCTTCCTACACCTTGAAAACCTGCTAAACAGACCCTTTGTAAAGCTCTCTGGTGGAGAACAGCAGAAGGTGTTGCTTGCTCTTGCCCTTACCACAAACCCAGACCTTTTAGTCCTTGATGAGCCTATGACCGGTCTTGATATACACGCTCAAGAACATATAGAGCATATCCTAAAGGAGGTGGCAAAGGATAGGACAGTGATAGTGGTGTCTCATGATGTGGGTTTTGTGCTTAGGAACGCAAAAAGGATTCTGTGTATTGGTATGCCCTTCTGCAGGGTCATAAAACCCGAAGAGTTTCAAGACCTTGTAAGAGAACTCTACAGATTGCATCCTTAA